From one Simplicispira suum genomic stretch:
- a CDS encoding NrsF family protein has product MKTDELIGLLAAGAHPVAPHRLEQRFAGAALLGLLCAGLLMLLGYGVRPDLAQAMQLPMWWLKVGFAGALAGAAALALLRLARPGMRLGHALLWVLLPPLVLWVLALAALQGAAPAERAAMVLGSTWRSCPFNIAWLSLPGLAALLWAMRQAAPTRLRLAGAGAGLLAGALATLAYTLHCPEMQAPFLAVWYVLGMALPTALGAVLGPRVLRW; this is encoded by the coding sequence ATGAAGACGGATGAGTTGATTGGACTTCTGGCCGCCGGTGCCCACCCCGTGGCGCCCCATCGGCTGGAGCAGCGCTTTGCCGGAGCGGCGCTGCTGGGTCTGCTGTGCGCTGGCCTGTTGATGCTGCTGGGCTATGGCGTGCGCCCGGATCTGGCGCAGGCCATGCAGCTGCCCATGTGGTGGCTGAAGGTCGGTTTTGCGGGCGCTCTGGCGGGCGCCGCTGCGCTGGCGCTGCTGCGCCTTGCGCGCCCTGGCATGCGTCTGGGCCACGCGTTGCTCTGGGTGCTGCTGCCGCCACTGGTGTTGTGGGTGCTGGCGCTGGCAGCGCTGCAGGGCGCCGCCCCGGCCGAACGCGCGGCAATGGTGCTTGGCAGTACCTGGCGCAGTTGCCCGTTCAACATTGCGTGGCTGTCGCTGCCGGGCCTGGCGGCGCTGCTATGGGCCATGCGCCAGGCCGCGCCTACACGCTTGCGGCTGGCGGGTGCGGGCGCCGGGCTGTTGGCCGGCGCGCTGGCCACCCTGGCCTATACCTTGCACTGCCCGGAAATGCAGGCGCCCTTTCTTGCGGTCTGGTACGTACTGGGTATGGCGCTGCCCACGGCCTTGGGTGCCGTGCTCGGGCCACGCGTGCTGCGCTGGTGA
- a CDS encoding glutathione S-transferase family protein, giving the protein MPKLYIGNKNYSSWSLRPWVLMRQAGIPFEEVVARFDSFDPDSQFKATLAGVSPTGKVPVLVDGDLTVWDTLAIAEYLAEQYPDKYLWPQEAKARAVARSACAEMHSGFAALRGACPMNIEADLAQAGALLWRDRPAVRADVARLVQLWSELLERHGGPMLMGKFTIVDAFYAPVCMRLSRYGLPVPAHIAAYIQRVEALPAMQEWIAAAKAEQDFREFEEPYRLKR; this is encoded by the coding sequence ATGCCCAAGCTCTACATCGGCAACAAGAACTACTCCTCCTGGTCCCTGCGCCCCTGGGTGCTGATGCGCCAGGCGGGCATTCCTTTCGAGGAAGTGGTAGCGCGCTTTGACAGCTTCGATCCTGACTCGCAGTTCAAGGCGACGCTTGCCGGCGTCTCCCCGACCGGCAAGGTGCCGGTGCTGGTCGACGGCGATCTGACCGTGTGGGACACCCTGGCGATTGCCGAATACCTGGCCGAGCAGTACCCCGACAAGTACCTCTGGCCGCAGGAGGCAAAAGCCCGCGCGGTCGCCCGCAGCGCCTGCGCGGAAATGCATTCAGGCTTTGCAGCGCTGCGCGGCGCCTGCCCGATGAACATTGAGGCCGACCTGGCCCAGGCCGGCGCCCTGCTCTGGCGCGACCGCCCCGCCGTGCGCGCCGACGTGGCGCGGCTGGTGCAGCTGTGGTCCGAACTGCTGGAAAGGCACGGCGGACCCATGCTGATGGGCAAGTTCACCATCGTCGATGCGTTTTACGCGCCAGTTTGCATGCGCCTCTCACGCTATGGCCTGCCGGTGCCGGCGCACATTGCGGCGTATATCCAGCGCGTAGAAGCTTTGCCTGCGATGCAGGAATGGATTGCTGCGGCGAAGGCGGAGCAGGACTTCCGGGAATTTGAGGAGCCGTACCGTTTGAAGCGCTAG
- a CDS encoding multifunctional CCA addition/repair protein yields MKIYMVGGAVRDALLGLPVQDRDWVVVGATPEDMAAQGFRPVGRDFPVFLHPDTHEEYALARTERKSGRGYRGFVVHAAPDVTLEEDLARRDLTINAIAANAGEISAEALFDPYFGQRDLQERVLRHVGDAFREDPVRILRVARFAARFTDFAVAPETTQLMREMVDAGEVDHLVPERVWQELARGLMEVQPSRMFAALRSCGALAVLLPEVERLWGVPQRAEYHPEVDTGVHLMMVLDMSARLNAPLGVRFACLTHDLGKGTTPHELLPRHLGHEQRSAKLLRGVCERLRVPVDCRELADVVAREHGNIHRSGELNAAALLRLLERCDAIRKPERFEDVLLACECDARGRLGFEESAYPQRARLLAAMRAARAVDTAPLAADAAARGLKGPQVGEQIHAARAQAIAAALPD; encoded by the coding sequence ATGAAGATTTACATGGTCGGTGGCGCGGTGCGCGATGCCCTGCTGGGCCTGCCGGTGCAGGACCGCGACTGGGTGGTGGTTGGTGCAACGCCTGAGGACATGGCAGCCCAAGGTTTTCGGCCCGTGGGGCGCGACTTCCCGGTATTTCTGCACCCTGACACCCATGAGGAATACGCTCTGGCGCGCACCGAGCGCAAGAGCGGACGCGGTTACCGGGGCTTTGTGGTGCACGCGGCCCCCGATGTGACGCTCGAAGAAGATTTGGCGCGGCGCGACCTTACTATTAATGCGATAGCTGCCAACGCAGGTGAAATAAGCGCTGAAGCCCTATTTGACCCCTATTTTGGCCAGCGCGACCTGCAAGAGCGCGTGCTGCGCCACGTGGGCGATGCCTTTCGCGAAGACCCGGTGCGCATCCTGCGCGTGGCGCGCTTTGCAGCGCGCTTTACCGATTTCGCAGTCGCGCCCGAGACCACGCAGTTGATGCGCGAAATGGTGGACGCCGGCGAGGTCGACCACCTGGTGCCCGAGCGCGTCTGGCAGGAACTCGCGCGCGGCCTCATGGAGGTGCAACCATCGCGCATGTTCGCGGCGCTGCGCAGTTGCGGCGCGTTGGCGGTGCTGTTGCCCGAAGTCGAGCGCCTGTGGGGCGTACCCCAGCGCGCCGAGTATCACCCGGAGGTGGACACCGGCGTGCATCTGATGATGGTGCTTGATATGTCGGCGCGACTGAACGCACCGCTCGGCGTGCGCTTTGCCTGCCTGACCCACGACCTGGGCAAAGGCACGACGCCGCACGAGCTGCTGCCGCGCCACCTCGGCCACGAGCAGCGCAGCGCCAAGTTGCTGCGCGGCGTGTGCGAGCGCCTGCGTGTGCCGGTGGACTGCCGCGAGCTGGCCGACGTGGTGGCGCGCGAGCACGGCAACATTCACCGCAGCGGCGAGCTGAACGCGGCCGCACTGCTGCGTCTGCTGGAGCGCTGCGACGCAATACGCAAACCGGAGCGCTTCGAAGACGTGCTGCTGGCCTGCGAATGCGACGCCCGCGGGCGCCTGGGCTTTGAAGAATCCGCCTACCCGCAGCGCGCGCGCCTGCTGGCTGCGATGCGCGCGGCGCGGGCGGTGGACACCGCGCCGCTGGCAGCAGATGCGGCGGCGCGCGGCCTCAAGGGGCCACAGGTGGGCGAGCAGATCCATGCGGCCCGCGCCCAGGCGATTGCCGCTGCCTTGCCAGACTGA